In Candidatus Margulisiibacteriota bacterium, a single genomic region encodes these proteins:
- a CDS encoding type III PLP-dependent enzyme has protein sequence MFMEDYVFHLDRYMSQKQFERIKKFTKKKKTPFLLIDLDVVKRKYMELASTFENSTIYYAVKANPMNEIILLLNSLGSYFDVASIYELDQLLNLKIDPERISYGNTIKKKDEIKYFFDRGVRLFVTDSEEDLLNIAQQAPGSDVFFRILTEGTGSDWPLSRKFGAHPDVIYNLIIQAKEFGLNPTGISFHVGSQQRDIGQWDDSIARCKYLFDAVKEKGIHLKMINLGGGFPANYREQTNPIQDYAMEIKRYLYEDFKDYLPKIHLEPGRSIAADAGMIISEVVRVSNKSKNSFYRWVFVDIGRFGGLIETLDESIKYPLFFDRKGKSENVIIAGPTCDSMDILYENFKYRIPRTLKEGDRLYIFTAGAYTQTYSSVAFNGFPPLKSYILE, from the coding sequence ATGTTCATGGAAGACTACGTATTTCATCTGGACCGCTACATGAGCCAGAAACAATTCGAACGCATAAAAAAATTCACAAAAAAAAAGAAAACACCCTTTTTACTCATTGATCTGGACGTGGTAAAAAGAAAATACATGGAACTGGCTTCTACCTTTGAAAACAGCACTATTTACTATGCGGTAAAAGCCAATCCGATGAACGAAATAATTCTGCTTTTAAACAGCCTGGGGTCATATTTTGATGTAGCCTCAATCTATGAACTTGACCAGTTGTTAAATCTAAAAATCGATCCGGAACGCATAAGCTATGGTAACACCATAAAAAAGAAAGATGAAATAAAATATTTTTTTGACAGAGGTGTTCGCCTGTTCGTGACCGATTCAGAGGAAGACCTGCTCAATATCGCGCAACAAGCGCCCGGGTCTGATGTATTTTTCCGGATACTGACCGAAGGGACCGGTTCGGACTGGCCGCTATCCAGAAAATTCGGTGCCCATCCGGACGTTATCTATAACCTTATAATCCAGGCCAAAGAGTTCGGACTTAATCCAACCGGCATCTCTTTTCATGTCGGCTCTCAGCAGCGGGATATCGGCCAATGGGATGATTCCATAGCCCGATGCAAGTACTTGTTTGACGCTGTAAAAGAAAAAGGCATACATTTAAAAATGATTAATCTGGGCGGCGGTTTTCCTGCTAATTACCGGGAACAGACCAATCCCATTCAGGATTACGCTATGGAAATAAAACGTTATCTTTATGAAGATTTCAAGGATTATCTGCCCAAGATTCATCTGGAGCCCGGGCGTTCAATAGCAGCTGACGCGGGTATGATCATAAGCGAAGTTGTCCGCGTTTCCAATAAATCAAAAAATAGTTTCTATCGTTGGGTGTTCGTAGATATCGGTCGTTTCGGCGGCCTGATAGAAACCCTGGATGAATCCATCAAGTATCCGCTTTTCTTCGACCGCAAGGGTAAATCTGAAAATGTTATAATTGCCGGGCCCACCTGCGACAGCATGGACATTCTTTATGAAAATTTCAAATATCGCATCCCGCGTACGCTGAAAGAAGGAGACCGTCTCTACATTTTTACAGCCGGTGCCTATACGCAAACCTACAGCAGCGTGGCCTTTAACGGTTTTCCGCCGCTTAAATCCTATATTCTGGAATAA